From Flavipsychrobacter sp., a single genomic window includes:
- a CDS encoding DEAD/DEAH box helicase: MTFKELNIMPPILEALATQGYTSPTPIQQQAIPYVLEGRDLLGCAQTGTGKTAAFAIPILQNLSKQTAAAQARGRKPIRTLVLTPTRELAIQIGENFSEYGRHLRLSNTVIFGGVPQGKQVHALRGGVDILIATPGRLLDLIGQRIINLSDIEILVLDEADRMLDMGFIHDMKRVLQLVPQKRQTLFFSATMPKEIQSLSDSILTNAAEVKVTPVSSTVEVIQQSVYFVDKKEKRKLLVHILKDRSISRSLVFSRTKHGADKLVRELAKNHIPAAAIHGNKSQNARQNALRDFKNNKIRVLVATDIAARGIDIDELPHVINYELPEVPETYVHRIGRTGRAGANGVALSFCDIEERSYLKDIQKLIKIELPVVEDHPFPAQITTPPPKKKGPPPPQRKKSPKKKHTTSVEDNSFLPKEQKSGSNRNRPSRNRNSRDRNNRR, encoded by the coding sequence ATGACATTTAAAGAATTAAACATAATGCCCCCGATATTGGAGGCATTGGCCACACAAGGGTACACTAGCCCCACACCTATACAACAACAGGCCATACCTTATGTGCTTGAAGGCAGAGACCTACTAGGTTGTGCACAAACAGGCACGGGCAAAACGGCAGCATTTGCCATACCTATATTACAAAACCTAAGTAAGCAAACCGCAGCTGCGCAAGCACGTGGCCGCAAACCTATACGCACTTTGGTGCTCACCCCTACACGTGAACTGGCTATACAGATCGGTGAGAACTTTTCGGAATATGGCAGACACCTTAGACTGAGCAATACTGTAATATTTGGCGGTGTACCACAAGGCAAGCAAGTACACGCCCTAAGAGGTGGTGTAGATATCTTGATTGCCACACCGGGCAGATTGCTAGATCTAATCGGGCAACGCATCATCAACCTATCGGATATTGAGATATTGGTGCTTGACGAGGCAGACCGTATGCTGGATATGGGTTTCATCCACGATATGAAACGTGTACTACAACTAGTACCCCAAAAGCGACAAACACTCTTCTTCTCTGCTACAATGCCTAAGGAGATACAAAGCCTAAGCGATAGTATACTCACCAATGCGGCAGAGGTGAAAGTGACACCTGTATCTTCTACCGTAGAGGTGATACAACAAAGCGTATATTTTGTAGATAAAAAAGAGAAGCGCAAACTACTGGTGCATATACTAAAGGATAGATCCATTAGTCGCTCGCTGGTATTTAGCCGCACCAAACATGGTGCTGATAAGCTAGTACGTGAGCTGGCTAAAAACCACATACCTGCTGCTGCCATACACGGCAACAAATCTCAAAATGCCAGACAAAACGCACTACGCGATTTTAAGAACAATAAGATACGCGTACTGGTAGCCACAGACATTGCAGCAAGAGGTATAGATATAGATGAGCTACCACACGTGATTAACTATGAGCTACCCGAAGTACCGGAAACCTATGTACACCGTATAGGACGTACGGGACGCGCTGGCGCGAATGGCGTGGCACTCTCTTTCTGTGATATAGAAGAGCGTAGCTACCTCAAAGACATACAAAAGCTGATAAAGATAGAACTACCTGTAGTGGAAGACCATCCCTTCCCCGCACAGATAACCACACCACCACCAAAGAAAAAAGGGCCTCCACCACCCCAACGCAAAAAATCGCCTAAGAAAAAGCACACGACCAGTGTGGAGGATAACAGCTTCTTACCCAAAGAACAAAAAAGCGGAAGCAACAGAAACAGACCTAGCCGCAACCGCAACAGTAGAGATAGAAATAACAGAAGATAA
- a CDS encoding adenylate/guanylate cyclase domain-containing protein, translating to MGKWITIAVLLLLPAMLAAQPKVYKLSATDSTLKNINLEDLLWTYSTEDHPDMALPTYNDSNWATTDCRIDLEHSDWFKGFTWLRLHLWVDSTLTQTPLAMLIVQRGASEIYLDGKLLFKYGVINGKDSSIYYNPHSMPLTFSFDTVGKHVLAVRYANYASKESILKRASTTAGFSIRMVRANNTIIQQISEYFLEGFIIVFVVGLSFALCLLHLFLFLYYREEKSNLYFSIFCLALAFSFALPHISSFATFPSVSIALNNGFLVAMSVLAFSLTALTNDLFSESKIRFYILSALCIVPPIIGISSNLGAWIAIPFLMLLVMLEAFILTIRAIIRKKEGARIIGIGILLFTLFFLGSVLTITVVAGFKGGLVINDTNYPGLGTLLLTMAIVAILSIPVSMSVFLAWKFAKTTRNLNKQLAQVQALSEKTLAQEQEKKHLLENQKQQLEIEVAERTKEIVEEKQKSDDLLRNILPQEVAEELKEKGATEAKYYDHVSVLFTDFVNFTQAGERFSPQELVDELHACFKAFDNIISKYGIEKIKTIGDAYLAVCGLPKADAQHATKTVQAALEIRDFMRERKKQFPDKTFDIRIGIHSGPVVAGIVGVKKFAYDIWGDTVNTAARMESSSEADKINISHNTYEQVQQQYDCTYRGEITAKNKGELRMYFVEGKV from the coding sequence ATGGGTAAATGGATAACTATAGCAGTACTATTATTACTACCGGCTATGCTGGCAGCGCAACCTAAGGTATATAAACTTAGCGCTACAGATAGTACACTGAAGAACATAAACCTTGAGGACCTGCTATGGACCTACTCTACAGAAGACCACCCAGACATGGCACTGCCCACCTACAACGATAGCAACTGGGCGACTACCGACTGCCGTATAGACCTAGAGCATTCCGACTGGTTTAAAGGTTTTACGTGGCTGCGCCTGCACCTATGGGTAGATAGCACGTTGACGCAAACACCGCTAGCCATGCTCATCGTCCAAAGAGGAGCATCTGAAATATACCTTGACGGTAAGCTCTTGTTTAAATATGGGGTGATCAATGGTAAGGACAGTAGTATCTATTACAACCCCCACTCCATGCCACTTACCTTTTCTTTTGATACGGTGGGCAAACACGTACTTGCTGTACGCTATGCCAACTACGCCAGTAAAGAAAGCATACTAAAACGTGCCAGCACCACAGCGGGCTTTTCTATTAGGATGGTGCGTGCCAACAATACTATAATACAACAAATATCAGAATACTTTTTAGAGGGCTTTATCATTGTGTTTGTGGTAGGCTTGTCTTTTGCCTTGTGCCTTCTACACCTCTTCTTATTCCTATATTATCGTGAAGAAAAGTCGAATCTCTATTTTAGTATTTTCTGCTTGGCACTAGCTTTTAGTTTTGCCTTGCCTCATATTTCCAGCTTTGCAACCTTCCCATCAGTATCCATTGCGCTCAACAATGGTTTTCTTGTAGCGATGTCTGTGCTGGCCTTTTCACTTACCGCACTGACCAACGATCTTTTTAGCGAGAGTAAAATACGCTTTTACATATTATCCGCTCTTTGTATCGTACCGCCTATTATTGGCATCAGTAGCAATCTTGGTGCTTGGATAGCCATACCTTTTTTGATGTTGCTAGTCATGCTAGAGGCCTTTATACTTACTATCAGGGCCATCATCCGAAAAAAGGAAGGTGCACGCATCATTGGGATAGGTATTTTATTATTCACACTATTTTTTTTAGGGTCGGTACTTACCATTACTGTAGTGGCAGGCTTTAAAGGTGGGCTGGTTATTAACGATACCAACTACCCTGGGCTAGGCACATTATTGCTTACCATGGCTATTGTTGCCATCTTGAGTATTCCCGTATCCATGTCGGTATTCTTGGCTTGGAAGTTTGCTAAAACCACCCGCAACCTCAACAAGCAACTGGCACAGGTGCAAGCCCTGTCTGAAAAAACACTGGCACAAGAGCAAGAGAAAAAACACCTGTTGGAAAACCAAAAACAACAACTGGAAATAGAAGTAGCAGAGCGTACTAAAGAGATAGTGGAAGAAAAACAAAAGTCGGACGACCTACTACGCAACATACTACCGCAGGAAGTAGCAGAGGAGCTGAAAGAAAAAGGCGCAACAGAAGCTAAATACTACGACCATGTATCGGTACTCTTTACCGACTTTGTAAACTTCACCCAAGCGGGCGAGCGGTTTAGCCCACAAGAGCTGGTAGACGAGCTGCATGCCTGCTTCAAAGCTTTTGACAACATCATATCTAAATACGGTATTGAAAAAATAAAGACCATTGGCGATGCCTACCTTGCTGTATGCGGGCTACCTAAGGCCGATGCACAACACGCTACCAAAACGGTGCAGGCAGCTTTGGAGATAAGAGACTTTATGCGCGAGCGTAAAAAGCAGTTTCCCGACAAGACCTTTGACATACGTATAGGTATACATAGTGGCCCTGTAGTGGCAGGTATCGTGGGGGTAAAGAAATTTGCCTACGATATTTGGGGCGACACCGTAAACACTGCCGCACGTATGGAGAGCAGTAGTGAGGCAGATAAGATCAATATTTCTCACAACACCTACGAGCAAGTGCAACAACAGTATGACTGCACCTACCGCGGTGAGATAACCGCTAAGAATAAAGGTGAGCTACGCATGTATTTTGTAGAAGGGAAGGTATAA
- a CDS encoding adenylate/guanylate cyclase domain-containing protein → MKRWLLFIGLYILPMLAFAQQPDSAMHLSAEKVLKKETALRTNWLHHKGDDSTMALPNYDDSQWERVRIGKYAESYKDDFSEEIKQYKGIHWFRLHLYADSSLQHLPLTLRIEPKGAAEIYINGRLAKKLGRVDTKERTIYYEGDHNTHIFNFDSVGRNTIAIRYADYKNDIITEYKDDDIHAFELFVGEANFNITNRSALKNLRDVFLSLFAGIFGMLAGMHLLFWLYRRRDWSNLFAAILFIAVSLIINVVKNLTSASIPNYERSECYILILTVIAFAGLHSFLQVIFGQLNKRYYITMSIVGLGVLLTLFRVPYINSLMLILIAYLLIYSAFLMRKAIKEKQKSSRVLGIPIIFLAITIAVGYIGFQIVERTNTILDTTAGLSAIQLVVMFLVIAVIFIGTISVLSIPISITTFLAKRFANVSNELSDKLIEVQALSEKTLAQEQEKKRILENQKQQLEIEVAERTKEIVEEKKKSDDLLLNILPSEVADELKENGTTKAKHFDHVTVIFTDFVDFTKTGSRLSPEELVNELDTCFKAFDEICAKYHIEKIKTIGDAYMAVCGLPTAVADHAINTVQAALEIKAFIADRRKHSPDTSFRIRIGIHSGDVVAGIVGIKKFAYDIWGDTVNTAARMESYSEPDQINISEHTYELVKDQFNCTSRGNIEVKGKGAIAMYFVKEQKS, encoded by the coding sequence ATGAAACGATGGCTGCTGTTTATAGGTCTATACATCTTACCCATGCTGGCTTTTGCACAGCAGCCGGATAGTGCCATGCACCTATCTGCAGAAAAAGTTTTAAAGAAAGAGACCGCACTAAGAACCAATTGGCTGCACCATAAGGGAGACGACTCTACCATGGCGCTGCCCAACTACGACGATAGCCAGTGGGAGCGCGTGCGCATTGGTAAATATGCCGAAAGCTATAAGGACGATTTCTCCGAAGAGATAAAACAATACAAGGGCATCCACTGGTTCAGGCTACACCTCTATGCCGATAGCTCTTTGCAACACCTGCCGCTCACATTAAGGATAGAGCCTAAGGGGGCTGCCGAAATATACATCAATGGTAGGCTGGCTAAAAAGTTAGGCCGTGTAGATACTAAAGAACGAACCATCTACTACGAGGGCGACCACAACACCCACATCTTCAACTTCGATAGTGTGGGGCGCAACACCATTGCCATTCGCTATGCCGACTATAAGAACGACATCATCACCGAATATAAAGACGATGACATCCACGCCTTTGAGCTTTTTGTAGGAGAGGCCAACTTTAATATCACCAACAGAAGTGCCCTGAAAAATCTGCGCGATGTGTTCCTATCACTTTTTGCAGGCATATTTGGTATGCTGGCAGGTATGCACTTGCTGTTTTGGCTCTACCGCCGTAGAGACTGGTCAAACTTATTTGCGGCCATACTATTCATTGCCGTTAGCCTTATTATCAATGTTGTCAAAAACTTAACCTCAGCCTCTATACCCAACTACGAGAGATCGGAATGTTATATACTCATACTTACGGTTATTGCCTTTGCGGGGCTACATAGTTTTCTACAGGTCATCTTCGGCCAGCTCAACAAGCGCTATTATATTACCATGAGCATTGTTGGCTTGGGTGTCCTGCTCACACTTTTCCGTGTGCCTTATATCAATAGCCTTATGCTGATATTGATAGCTTATCTGCTTATCTACTCTGCCTTCTTGATGAGAAAGGCCATAAAAGAAAAACAGAAAAGCTCCAGAGTATTGGGTATCCCTATCATCTTCCTTGCCATTACTATAGCCGTAGGCTATATTGGCTTCCAAATTGTAGAAAGGACCAATACGATACTTGACACAACGGCAGGTCTTTCTGCAATACAACTTGTCGTTATGTTCTTGGTAATAGCTGTCATCTTCATAGGCACTATATCGGTGCTTAGTATTCCTATATCCATTACTACCTTCCTAGCCAAGCGCTTTGCCAATGTGAGCAACGAGCTTAGCGACAAGCTGATAGAAGTGCAAGCCTTGTCTGAAAAAACACTAGCACAGGAGCAAGAGAAAAAACGCATCTTAGAGAACCAAAAACAACAACTAGAAATAGAAGTAGCTGAACGAACCAAAGAGATAGTAGAAGAAAAGAAAAAATCGGACGACCTCCTACTGAACATTCTACCATCGGAGGTGGCCGACGAGCTAAAAGAGAACGGCACAACCAAAGCCAAACACTTCGACCATGTCACGGTTATTTTTACCGACTTTGTAGACTTCACTAAAACAGGATCTCGCCTTAGCCCCGAGGAGCTGGTCAACGAACTGGATACTTGCTTCAAAGCCTTTGACGAGATATGTGCTAAGTACCATATCGAAAAAATAAAAACAATAGGCGATGCCTATATGGCGGTTTGCGGACTACCTACCGCCGTAGCAGACCATGCTATCAATACCGTACAGGCAGCACTGGAAATAAAAGCCTTTATAGCCGATAGACGCAAGCATAGCCCCGACACTTCCTTCCGTATACGTATAGGCATACACAGCGGCGATGTGGTAGCGGGCATTGTAGGCATCAAAAAGTTTGCTTACGACATATGGGGCGATACGGTAAACACCGCCGCACGTATGGAGAGCTATAGTGAGCCCGACCAGATCAATATTTCTGAACACACCTACGAGCTGGTAAAAGACCAATTCAACTGTACCTCTCGTGGCAATATTGAGGTAAAAGGTAAGGGCGCCATAGCCATGTATTTTGTAAAAGAGCAGAAATCATAG
- a CDS encoding NAD(P)/FAD-dependent oxidoreductase: protein MMERNTMYDVIIVGGSYAGLSAAMSLGRSLKKVLVIDSGLPCNRQTPYSHNMITHDGTPPAAIAAAAKKQVQAYDTVKFYEGLAIAGKQIKDGFEIKTEAGDVFTATKLIFATGVKDIFPDIDGFSACWGISILHCPYCHGYEVRMEETGILANGDAAFNIARMISNWTDKLTVFTNGKQELLQEQVEELEAHNIKVVEKEVAALQHKEGYLTSIQFADGSTQNIKAIYARPVNVQHCTIPEQLGCELGEDGLLLVDPMQQTTIEGVYACGDNANWARSVAIAIAAGVTAGTALNREMILEAF from the coding sequence ATGATGGAAAGAAATACGATGTATGATGTAATAATAGTAGGAGGGAGTTATGCAGGCCTGTCTGCAGCCATGAGTTTGGGGCGCTCGCTAAAGAAGGTGTTGGTAATAGATAGTGGCTTGCCATGCAATAGGCAAACACCTTACTCGCACAATATGATAACACATGATGGTACCCCACCTGCAGCAATAGCCGCAGCAGCCAAAAAGCAAGTACAGGCATACGATACCGTAAAGTTTTATGAAGGGTTAGCAATAGCAGGTAAGCAAATAAAAGATGGTTTTGAAATAAAGACGGAAGCTGGAGATGTGTTTACTGCCACTAAGTTGATTTTTGCTACAGGGGTAAAAGACATCTTTCCCGATATAGATGGTTTTTCAGCATGCTGGGGTATTTCTATTCTGCACTGCCCCTATTGCCATGGCTATGAGGTGAGGATGGAAGAGACTGGTATTTTGGCTAATGGAGATGCTGCTTTTAATATAGCAAGGATGATCAGTAACTGGACGGATAAGCTAACTGTTTTTACCAACGGCAAGCAGGAATTGTTGCAAGAGCAAGTGGAAGAACTAGAAGCGCACAACATAAAGGTTGTAGAAAAAGAGGTAGCAGCTTTGCAGCATAAGGAGGGTTACCTTACAAGTATACAGTTTGCAGATGGTAGTACTCAAAATATAAAAGCCATATACGCGCGACCTGTAAATGTGCAACATTGTACTATACCAGAGCAGTTGGGTTGCGAGCTTGGAGAAGATGGCCTTTTACTGGTAGACCCTATGCAGCAAACCACAATAGAGGGGGTATATGCCTGCGGAGACAATGCCAATTGGGCAAGGTCGGTAGCTATAGCTATAGCAGCGGGAGTAACAGCTGGTACTGCATTGAATAGAGAAATGATCTTGGAAGCTTTTTAA
- a CDS encoding transcriptional repressor, protein MSTRNTKSKQAILEVLQAAKRAISHDVVQEALGDSVDRATIYRVLNRFCDEGITHRIVGDDGKQYFALCSRKCTTHQHKHDHFHFRCLSCDTVECLSTQISVSLPKGYRAENFNGFISGYCNACC, encoded by the coding sequence ATGAGTACGAGAAATACAAAGTCGAAACAGGCGATACTTGAAGTGTTGCAAGCTGCAAAAAGAGCTATTAGTCACGATGTGGTGCAAGAAGCACTGGGCGATAGTGTAGACCGTGCTACTATATACAGGGTATTGAATAGGTTTTGCGACGAAGGGATAACCCACCGCATAGTGGGCGACGATGGTAAACAATACTTTGCACTATGTAGCAGGAAGTGTACCACTCATCAGCACAAACATGATCATTTTCATTTCAGATGCCTTAGTTGCGATACAGTAGAGTGCTTATCTACACAAATAAGCGTAAGCCTTCCCAAAGGTTATCGTGCTGAAAATTTCAATGGTTTTATTTCAGGCTATTGCAATGCCTGCTGCTAA
- a CDS encoding T9SS type A sorting domain-containing protein — protein sequence MKKTILLGIAMLCTQLSFGQYIPASAPENFYHSIVPSSCSYNDVGTDTRDASGSSIFGYGSANYLNYLNVTVNSCRDVTLLAPTFNWQSSAGTSGTLALPNDAEDPDVVLVSPMTSNAVWAIVVYYSASLGGYGMSYSQFMPGPWNFPGMSVPTLIYPYTPSPGYEPHINIDSDNMGHYAVVMQDIGSILSMTQTVTGVPPAPANPLWFSGLIEPDVAYNGNSSHEVTVIGLTNSRNYYRTMTRDYAGTVWYSVYNSAFLPELYQPRIATPSSGLTNDYAITVGRKYPVGVNVHFDILFQVNEGALNVANDGSMAGYPAGINVNNNNIFPCLTYAYTGVGTNEQISMGWYTDAIAGAPNQANTFIGLDVSPVPPYTCSTPGSYMDITNMWQQNNESVMAISGRYSNWSKSAAFTYSNAATPSYASRLIWKIQNTGTTNWKPTGVQNVVSAPNAIDVVPNPASDKVNINIADIKNAYDYEIYNQLGQLMQKGMLQQQSNSIDISNWASGVYIMKMSNTATHDMTTVQFVKQ from the coding sequence ATGAAAAAAACAATTTTGTTAGGCATAGCTATGCTATGCACTCAACTTTCTTTTGGGCAGTACATACCTGCCTCAGCTCCGGAAAACTTCTACCATTCTATTGTTCCTTCTTCCTGCTCTTACAATGATGTAGGCACCGATACGCGCGATGCGTCGGGCTCTAGTATTTTTGGTTATGGTAGCGCTAATTATCTGAACTATCTGAACGTAACGGTTAACAGCTGTAGAGATGTTACTTTATTAGCCCCAACGTTCAACTGGCAAAGTAGTGCAGGTACATCAGGCACACTGGCCCTGCCCAATGATGCCGAAGATCCTGATGTGGTTTTGGTGTCGCCAATGACCTCTAATGCTGTATGGGCAATAGTGGTGTATTATTCTGCATCGCTAGGTGGTTATGGTATGAGCTATAGTCAATTCATGCCAGGCCCTTGGAACTTCCCTGGCATGTCTGTTCCTACACTTATCTATCCCTATACGCCGTCACCAGGCTATGAGCCGCACATCAATATCGACTCTGATAACATGGGACACTATGCTGTAGTGATGCAGGATATAGGTTCTATATTGAGTATGACACAAACTGTTACAGGTGTGCCTCCTGCTCCTGCAAATCCATTGTGGTTTAGCGGACTGATAGAGCCTGATGTGGCCTATAATGGCAACTCTAGCCACGAGGTAACAGTAATAGGTCTTACAAACTCAAGGAACTACTATAGAACAATGACCAGAGACTATGCAGGTACAGTATGGTATAGTGTTTACAATTCTGCTTTCTTGCCTGAGCTTTACCAGCCAAGAATAGCAACACCATCTAGTGGTCTTACAAATGATTATGCCATTACTGTAGGTAGAAAATACCCTGTAGGTGTTAATGTTCATTTCGATATTCTTTTTCAGGTAAATGAAGGCGCATTGAATGTAGCTAACGACGGCTCTATGGCAGGCTACCCTGCGGGTATCAATGTGAACAACAACAATATATTCCCTTGCCTTACTTATGCCTACACTGGTGTGGGTACTAATGAGCAGATTTCTATGGGATGGTATACAGATGCTATCGCGGGTGCTCCTAATCAGGCCAATACATTTATAGGTCTTGACGTAAGTCCTGTGCCTCCTTATACTTGCAGCACGCCGGGCAGCTACATGGATATTACCAATATGTGGCAGCAAAACAATGAGTCGGTAATGGCTATATCAGGTAGGTATTCTAATTGGTCCAAGTCGGCAGCCTTTACTTATTCTAATGCTGCAACACCATCTTATGCCAGTAGGTTGATATGGAAAATACAGAACACAGGAACTACTAACTGGAAACCTACAGGTGTGCAAAATGTAGTGAGTGCTCCAAACGCAATAGATGTGGTGCCAAACCCTGCCAGCGATAAGGTCAACATCAATATTGCTGACATTAAGAATGCTTACGATTATGAAATCTACAATCAGTTGGGACAATTGATGCAGAAAGGCATGCTACAGCAGCAAAGCAATAGCATTGATATAAGTAACTGGGCAAGTGGCGTGTATATCATGAAGATGAGTAACACGGCAACTCATGATATGACTACTGTACAGTTCGTAAAACAATAA
- a CDS encoding NmrA family NAD(P)-binding protein, producing the protein MKILITAANGHTGFPAAKELLNLGFEVRAMVRNAQSDTARELKKMGAELFVGDMEDVRDYRKALNGVTRAYFCPPFAKNSLMKAIAFIVAAEEAAIEHVVYMSQWLLMEDHHAINTKEQWLGDQVVKMHQKVKYTFVNPGLFSFAYFFTVEMVAQLGIMPTYAKGEALNAPPSEEDQGRVIAHILKDPAQHHQKTYRPTGPKIISQQDVADTFAKILNRKVKLMPVSEDMFLKSLKAGKYKIYDYANIRYYMKDFEDNMFAIGGTTNVVKALTGRDPEDFETIARRFLADMPEAKQSFSNKMKAIKNFMKIAFTRKPDMEAYEQQLHFPRFMHGMKQAKESKEWLDLRKNFSYDV; encoded by the coding sequence ATGAAAATATTAATTACAGCTGCGAATGGACACACTGGTTTTCCAGCAGCAAAAGAGTTGCTAAACTTAGGTTTTGAGGTGAGGGCTATGGTAAGAAATGCTCAGAGTGATACTGCACGTGAGTTGAAAAAAATGGGTGCCGAACTTTTTGTAGGTGATATGGAAGATGTTAGAGACTACAGGAAAGCTCTGAATGGTGTAACCAGAGCCTATTTTTGCCCTCCGTTTGCTAAGAATTCATTAATGAAGGCAATAGCTTTTATCGTAGCTGCAGAAGAGGCTGCAATAGAACACGTAGTGTATATGTCGCAATGGCTATTAATGGAAGATCACCATGCAATAAACACAAAGGAGCAATGGTTGGGCGATCAAGTAGTAAAAATGCACCAAAAAGTTAAATACACTTTTGTTAATCCTGGCCTTTTTTCTTTTGCATATTTCTTTACAGTTGAGATGGTTGCACAACTAGGTATTATGCCTACATATGCAAAAGGAGAAGCCTTGAATGCGCCACCTTCAGAAGAAGACCAAGGGAGGGTTATAGCGCATATATTAAAAGACCCGGCACAGCATCATCAAAAAACATACAGACCAACTGGTCCTAAGATCATATCTCAGCAAGATGTGGCAGATACTTTTGCTAAAATATTGAATAGAAAAGTGAAGTTGATGCCAGTGAGTGAGGATATGTTCTTAAAGTCCTTAAAAGCCGGTAAGTACAAAATATACGACTACGCTAATATTAGATACTACATGAAAGACTTTGAAGACAATATGTTTGCAATAGGTGGGACAACCAATGTAGTAAAGGCTTTAACGGGTAGAGACCCTGAAGATTTTGAAACAATAGCCAGAAGGTTTTTGGCAGATATGCCTGAAGCGAAGCAATCGTTCTCGAATAAAATGAAGGCTATAAAGAACTTTATGAAAATTGCATTTACTCGCAAGCCAGACATGGAGGCCTATGAACAACAACTGCATTTTCCACGTTTTATGCATGGCATGAAGCAAGCCAAAGAAAGTAAAGAATGGCTTGATCTACGAAAAAACTTCTCTTACGATGTTTAG
- a CDS encoding MarR family winged helix-turn-helix transcriptional regulator: MKYSLDECLGFRLRRLSRIADGYVRDCLTEYDITENQLTILFTLKTLGKVEQGQIGLTLGLERSTISRNVKLLEARGLIVRTHDYRPEIELTIKGEKMVEEIRPLWEGVMDTLIDKIGDSGLKQIANLEKKLK; this comes from the coding sequence ATGAAGTATTCTTTAGACGAATGTTTGGGATTTAGGTTGCGCAGACTATCACGTATAGCTGATGGCTATGTAAGGGATTGCTTAACGGAATATGACATAACAGAAAATCAACTAACAATACTTTTTACACTAAAGACTTTGGGTAAGGTAGAGCAAGGGCAAATTGGCTTGACACTTGGTCTTGAGCGTTCAACAATTAGTCGGAACGTAAAACTCTTGGAAGCGAGAGGGTTAATTGTGCGTACTCATGACTATAGACCCGAAATTGAGTTAACAATAAAAGGAGAAAAAATGGTTGAAGAAATAAGACCTCTTTGGGAAGGGGTGATGGATACATTGATAGACAAAATAGGAGATTCAGGGCTTAAACAGATCGCAAATCTGGAGAAAAAACTTAAATAA
- a CDS encoding nucleoid-associated protein translates to MRADFSNTQIQALATHFVGNKHTDNTFFYSEELVRVQDEELQEQLKQYFTAPFAEKEEYFEFYHESDEALNTVKHYAEKIFADQEQLLEHSISIAKHLFEISDAPNIKSGELHVAYLDKVYLNDEVMPAIGLYKTEERDAFFQLSKQHTGYEIELQKGISADKLDKGCIIFNTRKGMQLCIVDKTNKRSDAVYWRDKFLKITAMADEYHHTREYLAATKDFIVKGIPQEYEVSKAEQADYLNRSLEFFRNNKQFDEQEFANEVFQDKELISSFNGYKHQYEENHDVSLNGGFDISDSAVKRTARVFKSVIKLDKNFHVYVHGDRDLIEKGYDEAVGKHYYKIYFDKEQ, encoded by the coding sequence TTGAGAGCAGATTTTTCCAATACCCAAATACAAGCTTTGGCTACTCATTTTGTAGGCAATAAACATACTGATAATACTTTCTTCTATTCTGAAGAGCTGGTGCGTGTGCAAGATGAGGAACTACAGGAGCAGCTGAAGCAATACTTCACTGCACCTTTTGCAGAGAAGGAAGAGTATTTTGAATTCTACCATGAGAGTGATGAGGCACTGAATACGGTAAAGCACTATGCAGAGAAAATTTTTGCCGATCAGGAACAGCTGCTGGAACATTCTATAAGTATTGCCAAACATCTTTTTGAAATATCGGACGCGCCCAATATAAAAAGCGGTGAGCTGCATGTGGCTTATCTAGACAAGGTATATCTTAATGACGAGGTGATGCCTGCCATAGGGCTATATAAAACGGAAGAGCGTGACGCCTTCTTTCAGCTGAGCAAACAGCACACGGGCTACGAGATAGAATTACAAAAAGGTATTAGTGCTGATAAGCTGGACAAAGGTTGCATCATCTTCAACACCAGAAAGGGCATGCAATTATGCATAGTAGACAAGACCAACAAACGTAGTGATGCCGTATACTGGCGCGATAAGTTTTTGAAGATAACGGCAATGGCAGATGAGTACCACCATACAAGGGAGTATTTAGCAGCTACTAAAGATTTTATCGTTAAAGGCATACCGCAGGAGTATGAAGTGAGCAAGGCAGAGCAGGCAGATTATCTGAACCGTTCGCTGGAGTTTTTTAGAAATAATAAACAATTTGACGAACAGGAATTTGCCAACGAAGTATTTCAGGACAAAGAATTGATCAGCTCCTTCAACGGCTATAAACACCAGTACGAAGAGAATCATGATGTATCGCTAAATGGAGGTTTTGATATATCCGACTCGGCAGTGAAACGCACGGCACGTGTTTTTAAAAGTGTGATAAAGCTGGATAAGAACTTCCACGTATATGTGCATGGCGACCGCGACCTGATAGAAAAAGGCTACGACGAAGCAGTAGGCAAGCACTATTATAAGATCTATTTTGACAAGGAGCAGTAA